From the Choloepus didactylus isolate mChoDid1 chromosome 20, mChoDid1.pri, whole genome shotgun sequence genome, one window contains:
- the KBTBD11 gene encoding kelch repeat and BTB domain-containing protein 11: MENSVAPCVLYPGDNNVTGSKPGGAFANGLCGETGGEGDALETSGESSLQQPDTDEEDQSTSINGKEGAESLTQTPCSFSSSLCFSSGDDSPPQSCATAASAAEEAAASPPSSRRGNRVVKSQWEINNAGATSEEPAQEAAAAREPGESLTPQPPPVTYCVQTGGQPGEAPPPSRAGAGSRGGGGACDSPSVAPPGGPAAEDPDLVIEVSGRRIQAHKAVLAAKSDYFRARSSREILRIKGVSYAALRLLVDYLYSGRMGDVRQDNVAEVVAGARFLQMPCAVQCAMDAMRTQITLANCYQVLSLAKQQRLGELREAAYRFMSDHYLEVLREPAVYGRLTGAERDLILQRRLQGGRGCLLAAEINDVFERVGSRPQSRESSRPQSPSAAAAAAAQSPGEQPPTPPPPARAPSEDEEGHSDSVIYYYQEADKEWRVLTRLPEGANAKGCAMCVLYNYLFLAGGILEGGSEGRARLSDKVFCYNPVTDTWSTLRPLGQARSQLKLLALDGYLYAVGGECLFSVERYDPRTDRWTAVAPLPKGAFAVAHEATTCNGEIYVSGGSLFYRLLKYDPRRDEWQECPCSSSRKRSADMVALKGFIYRFDLCGGRGDLQAVAGASGGVNVFRYHCLAKQWSQCASNLRPPGGLSGLQPFRCAALEGTIYCVNRAGTWRFVFSQESEPGEDGGQRGCFEPELLKAPFDARGVLFPFVLTLPEKLDKAEQGTA, from the coding sequence ATGGAGAACTCGGTGGCTCCCTGCGTCCTTTACCCAGGTGACAACAATGTCACTGGGTCCAAGCCCGGAGGCGCCTTTGCCAATGGACTGTGCGGAGAGACGGGGGGCGAAGGAGATGCACTCGAGACTTCTGGAGAGAGCAGCCTACAGCAGCCGGACACGGACGAGGAGGACCAGAGCACGAGCATCAACGGGAAAGAGGGCGCTGAGTCCCTGACGCAAAcaccctgcagtttcagctctTCCCTGTGTTTCAGCTCCGGGGACGACTCCCCACCGCAGTCTTGTGCAACCGCAGCTTCCGCGGCAGAGGAGGCAGCAGCCTCTCCGCCTTCCTCCCGCAGAGGAAACCGGGTGGTGAAGAGTCAGTGGGAAATCAATAACGCTGGTGCCACGTCCGAAGAGCCCGCgcaggaggcggcggcggcgaggGAGCCGGGGGAGAGCTTAACGCCGCAGCCTCCGCCTGTCACTTATTGTGTCCAGACTGGAGGCCAGCCCGGGGAAGCGCCGCCGCCGAGTCGCGCGGGGGCGGGGAGccggggcggcggcggcgcctGCGACAGCCCCAGCGTTGCGCCACCCGGCGGCCCGGCCGCAGAAGATCCCGACCTGGTGATCGAGGTGTCCGGCCGCCGCATCCAGGCGCACAAAGCCGTGCTGGCCGCCAAGAGTGACTACTTCAGGGCGCGTTCGTCGCGGGAGATCCTGCGCATCAAGGGGGTGAGCTACGCGGCGCTGCGGCTGCTGGTGGACTACCTGTACTCCGGTCGCATGGGAGACGTGCGGCAGGACAACGTCGCCGAGGTGGTGGCCGGGGCGCGCTTCCTGCAGATGCCCTGCGCTGTGCAGTGCGCCATGGACGCCATGAGAACGCAGATCACCCTGGCCAACTGCTACCAGGTGCTGAGCCTGGCCAAGCAACAGCGACTCGGCGAGCTGCGGGAGGCCGCCTACCGCTTCATGAGCGACCACTACCTCGAGGTGCTGCGCGAGCCGGCCGTGTACGGCCGCCTGACCGGCGCCGAGAGGGACCTTATCCTGCAGCGCAGACTGCAGGGCGGCCGCGGCTGCCTCCTGGCGGCCGAGATCAACGATGTCTTCGAGCGCGTAGGGAGCCGGCCTCAGAGCCGCGAAAGCAGTCGCCCGCAGAGTCCGTCGGCCGCGGCCGCCGCTGCCGCGCAGTCCCCGGGGGAGCAGCCGCCCACACCGCCGCCCCCCGCCCGGGCCCCCTCGGAAGACGAGGAAGGGCACAGCGACTCCGTTATCTACTACTACCAGGAGGCAGACAAGGAGTGGCGGGTTCTTACTCGGCTGCCCGAGGGCGCCAACGCCAAGGGCTGTGCCATGTGCGTGCTCTACAACTACCTCTTCCTGGCTGGGGGTATCCTGGAAGGTGGGTCCGAGGGGCGCGCCCGCCTTTCGGACAAGGTGTTCTGCTACAACCCGGTGACCGACACCTGGAGCACGTTGCGGCCCTTGGGTCAGGCTCGCTCGCAGCTCAAACTGCTGGCCCTGGACGGCTACCTGTACGCCGTGGGCGGCGAGTGCTTGTTCAGCGTGGAGCGCTACGACCCGCGCACCGACCGCTGGACTGCCGTGGCCCCACTGCCGAAGGGCGCCTTCGCCGTGGCCCATGAAGCCACTACCTGCAACGGGGAAATTTACGTGTCCGGGGGGTCACTCTTCTATCGTCTGCTTAAGTACGACCCCCGGCGAGACGAATGGCAGGAGTGCCCGTGCAGTAGTAGCCGCAAGCGGTCGGCCGACATGGTGGCCCTGAAGGGCTTCATTTATCGCTTCGACCTTTGCGGGGGCAGGGGCGACCTCCAAGCGGTGGCTGGGGCGAGCGGAGGGGTCAACGTCTTTCGCTACCACTGCCTGGCCAAGCAGTGGAGTCAGTGCGCCTCGAACCTGCGGCCCCCGGGCGGACTCTCGGGCCTGCAGCCCTTCCGTTGTGCGGCGCTAGAAGGCACCATTTACTGTGTGAACCGCGCGGGCACCTGGCGCTTCGTCTTCTCCCAGGAAAGCGAGCCCGGCGAGGACGGGGGCCAAAGGGGCTGCTTCGAGCCAGAGTTACTTAAAGCCCCCTTCGACGCCCGAGGCGTGCTCTTCCCGTTCGTGCTCACCTTGCCCGAGAAGCTGGACAAAGCGGAGCAGGGGACCGCGTAG